A genomic stretch from Hemibagrus wyckioides isolate EC202008001 linkage group LG02, SWU_Hwy_1.0, whole genome shotgun sequence includes:
- the LOC131370227 gene encoding uncharacterized protein LOC131370227: MRGASLMCDLAHESLRKFTPVEANYDVENWELLSIKVSLKEWRHWLEGAWFAVSGSCSRVSSVKLSYSCLFPEVRKVYCSADGDNLHFSWTYDSITRFEDNNKTLVLDKIHNEKVTCHVKNHVSRDDNSTELHKCTDLTLPILSSVCVILITLAVLAFCIYKKRQGLRTKALSQDNKELVYAVVTHMVMNRAETRPSTLQYEGVEYGTVVTSNQKKKEDEVQYGELVFNTSA, translated from the exons ATGCGTGGAGCTTCACTAATGTGCGACTTGGCTCATGAAAGCCTCAG GAAGTTCACCCCAGTGGAGGCTAACTATGATGTGGAGAACTGGGAGCTGCTCTCGATCAAAGTGTCACTGAAGGAGTGGCGCCACTGGCTGGAGGGGGCCTG gttcGCTGTTTCAGGATCATGTT CCAGGGTGTCCTCAGTGAAATTGTCCTACAGCTGCTTGTTCCCTGAGGTCAGGAAAGTGTACTGTTCTGCTGATGGAGACAACCTCCACTTCAGCTGGACCTATGATTCAATCACTCGGTTTGAGGACAACAACAAAACTCTCGTACTGGATAAAATACATAATGAAAAAGTCACCTGTCATGTAAAAAATCACGTCAGTCGTGATGACAATTCCACTGAACTCCATAAATGTACTG ATCTCACTCTCCCTATCCTGAGCTCGGTTTGTGTGATTCTCATTACACTAGCTGTCTTAGCATTCTGCATCTACAAGAAGAGACAAGGCCTAAGGACAAAAG CCCTTTCTCAGGACAACAAGGAGCTTGTGTATGCAGTGGTCACCCATATGGTCATGAACAGGGCAGAGACAAGACCCAGTACAT TGCAGTACGAGGGTGTGGAGTACGGCACAGTGGTCACTTCCaaccagaagaagaaagaggacgAGGTGCAGTACGGAGAGCTGGTGTTTAACACTTCTGCATAA